In Kushneria marisflavi, the following are encoded in one genomic region:
- a CDS encoding zinc ribbon domain-containing protein YjdM, with translation MSAMPGCPACEADYTYEDGAMFVCPMCGHEWAQAGDTSPLEEGSSVRDANGNTLVDGDTVTVIKDLKVKGSSLVVKVGTRVKNIRLVEGDHDIDCKIDGIGAMKLKSEFVKKA, from the coding sequence ATGTCTGCTATGCCCGGCTGTCCCGCCTGCGAGGCCGATTACACCTACGAGGACGGTGCCATGTTCGTCTGCCCCATGTGCGGGCACGAGTGGGCGCAGGCCGGTGACACGTCTCCCCTCGAGGAAGGCAGCAGCGTTCGCGATGCCAACGGGAATACGCTGGTCGATGGCGACACGGTCACGGTGATCAAGGACCTCAAGGTCAAGGGTTCCTCATTGGTGGTCAAGGTTGGCACACGGGTCAAAAACATTCGTCTGGTGGAGGGTGACCATGACATCGACTGCAAAATCGATGGCATCGGCGCCATGAAGCTGAAATCGGAGTTCGTTAAAAAGGCCTGA